In the Shewanella sp. OMA3-2 genome, one interval contains:
- a CDS encoding tetratricopeptide repeat-containing diguanylate cyclase, protein MQLKLLTRIFTLSIVMLLPLQALSNEHISIQALEELAPLPPEFETYGDKERVSWLTDAISNATDDVNIYRLTRKLAFQYERNNANDAVVSTCQSFSPEKHDLDYRLLCLLALKQNDQAKLRQLLELQQDALDNNNISIAAESLSIIGWIQSGVGDIEQAFLSYEAALPLAEHVNIYLLNDITLNLATLYIVHGDNEYIDKGVDLMLESITRLKDLKTKNPASLEYVDSTLARIYFNLGIANIFHRTNYEQALPWFELINPKIAELRQSVLVFSSLSYIELDNTLKAKELLQQSYTTPASHDFDSEYLTCYQQVIQIKLAMSYDIDNCTRLSETTPIEVQQDLFKRMIESDYADLSELGLTKLYALYQNSLQPLLKQNSAKSASRTELSRLQQESRLKGELIEKERALTAAVQDKIASQSKLSMAIITVFVLVLLIVLLQLRQKQKLANQFARMSLFDSLTGLHNRHYFEQNIDREINFVKRAKEGNKYNPIAIYLFDIDHFKKVNDNYGHDIGDNVLKEFSRRINESIRDSDMFIRWGGEEFILVARLFDTADYHRIAERVRNTISQVEFELENNLKLKVSCTVGGVIYPNSPKETLDIPWAQLVKLADNALYMGKRQQRNCWVCIDEILAPKSFDLVLHQDLEESISKKLLSISHSM, encoded by the coding sequence ACCGATGATGTTAATATTTATCGTCTTACCAGAAAGCTTGCATTCCAGTACGAGCGCAATAATGCCAATGATGCTGTAGTGTCAACTTGTCAGTCATTTTCGCCTGAAAAACACGATTTGGATTATCGTTTACTATGTTTATTAGCGCTGAAGCAGAACGATCAAGCCAAGTTGAGACAGTTGCTGGAACTTCAACAAGATGCACTTGATAATAACAATATCAGTATTGCGGCTGAATCATTAAGTATTATTGGTTGGATCCAATCTGGTGTAGGGGATATAGAACAAGCTTTTCTCAGTTATGAAGCCGCGTTGCCTCTGGCTGAGCATGTTAATATATATTTGCTTAATGATATAACGCTTAACTTAGCCACCCTTTATATCGTTCATGGTGATAATGAATATATCGATAAAGGCGTGGATTTAATGCTTGAGTCTATTACTCGACTTAAAGATTTAAAGACGAAAAATCCAGCCAGCTTAGAATACGTTGATAGTACATTAGCCAGAATTTACTTCAATCTTGGTATCGCAAACATATTTCATCGTACAAACTATGAGCAAGCATTACCTTGGTTTGAACTTATTAACCCAAAAATAGCTGAATTAAGACAATCTGTGTTAGTTTTTTCGAGCTTATCTTATATTGAGCTTGATAACACATTAAAAGCAAAAGAGCTGCTTCAGCAGTCATATACAACACCGGCTAGTCATGATTTTGATTCAGAGTATTTAACGTGTTATCAGCAGGTTATTCAGATTAAATTGGCAATGTCTTATGATATCGATAATTGCACCCGCCTAAGTGAAACGACTCCTATTGAAGTACAGCAAGATCTTTTCAAACGGATGATCGAATCTGATTATGCCGACCTGAGCGAACTGGGGTTAACAAAGCTTTATGCGTTATACCAAAATAGTTTACAGCCACTACTTAAACAGAATTCAGCAAAATCAGCATCTCGGACCGAGTTAAGCCGCCTGCAACAGGAATCCCGATTAAAAGGCGAATTAATCGAAAAAGAACGAGCGCTAACTGCTGCGGTACAGGACAAAATCGCTAGTCAATCTAAGCTGTCAATGGCAATAATTACCGTATTTGTGCTCGTTCTGTTAATAGTGTTACTGCAATTAAGGCAAAAACAGAAACTGGCCAATCAATTCGCCCGAATGAGTCTTTTCGATAGCTTAACAGGATTGCATAATCGTCATTATTTTGAACAGAATATCGATCGAGAGATTAATTTTGTTAAACGGGCAAAGGAAGGCAACAAATATAATCCAATTGCTATTTATCTTTTTGATATCGATCACTTTAAAAAAGTTAATGATAATTATGGTCATGATATCGGAGATAATGTACTCAAAGAGTTTTCTCGGCGCATCAATGAGTCTATCCGTGACTCAGATATGTTTATTCGCTGGGGCGGAGAGGAGTTTATTTTGGTGGCCAGGTTGTTTGACACCGCGGATTATCATCGCATTGCTGAACGGGTGCGCAACACAATCAGCCAGGTCGAGTTTGAATTAGAAAATAACCTGAAGCTTAAGGTTAGCTGTACTGTTGGCGGGGTGATTTATCCAAACTCGCCTAAAGAGACATTAGATATACCATGGGCTCAACTTGTGAAGCTGGCAGATAATGCCCTCTATATGGGCAAGCGCCAGCAACGAAATTGCTGGGTCTGTATTGACGAGATACTGGCACCAAAATCATTTGATTTAGTTTTACATCAGGATCTGGAAGAGTCGATAAGTAAGAAGTTGCTTTCTATTAGCCATTCTATGTAA